Proteins encoded within one genomic window of Thunnus maccoyii chromosome 22, fThuMac1.1, whole genome shotgun sequence:
- the mfsd8 gene encoding major facilitator superfamily domain-containing protein 8, with amino-acid sequence MPQLVDSDDTTPLLRDDASSDDSQDEDYKSRWRSIRVMYFTMFLSSVGFTIVITSLWPYLQKIDDSANASFLGWVVAAYSLGQMVASPIFGLWSNYRPRREPLVCSIFINLSANIYYAYAYLPKTNNKFHMLMSRAFVGFGAGNVAVVRSYVAGATSLKERTNAMANMSACQALGFILGPALQAGLSFVGEHGVTVKIIDLQLNMYTAPALLAAFFGLINILLVLLVLREHRVDDHGRQIRAINYTSEDSADINEETEETIDQVAVVTSNVLFFIIMFIFAVFETIATPLSMDMFAWTRREAVLYNGIIICCIGFESILVFLVVKVASQRVGDRPVLLVGLAIIFCGFFILLPWGNHYPKIQWADLKNNTLVSQIASNSSLEPTGCPSEQTWCQYTPAINLAQYITSDILIGVGYPACNVMSYTLYSKILGPKPQGVYMGWLTASGSGARTLGPVFVSQVYTLVGPRWAFSLICGMVVGAIILLSSVYHRFIAFSVRHGRTVE; translated from the exons atgcctCAACTTGTTGACTCTGACGATACCACTCCATTGCTCAGGGATGATGCAAGCAG TGATGACTCTCAGGATGAAGATTACAAGAGTCGGTGGAGGTCTATCCGAGTCATGTACTTCACCATGTTCCTCAGCAGTGTGG GTTTCACTATTGTCATCACATCACTGTGGCCCTATTTGCAAAAG ATTGATGATAGCGCCAATGCCAGCTTCCTGGGCTGGGTAGTGGCAGCCTACAGCCTCGGTCAGATGGTGGCATCACCCATTTTTGGTCTGTGGTCCAATTATCGGCCACGCAGGGAGCCACTGGTGTGCTCCATTTTCATCAACCTGTCGGCTAACATCTACTACGCCTATGCATACTTGCCCAAGACCAATAATAAGTTCCACATGCTCATGTCCAGAGCCTTCGTGGGCTTCGGAGCAG GTAATGTTGCTGTGGTGCGGTCGTATGTAGCTGGAGCTACATCACTGAAGGAGAGGACCAATGCCATGGCAAATATGAGTGCCTGTCAAGCCCTGGGTTTCATCCTAGGACCAG CTCTGCAGGCAGGCCTGTCATTCGTCGGTGAGCATGGTGTCACAGTGAAGATCATCGACCTGCAGCTCAACATGTACACTGCCCCGGCTTTACTGGCTGCATTCTTTGGCCTCATCAACATCCTGTTGGTTCTCTTGGTGCTGAG AGAGCACCGTGTTGACGACCATGGAAGACAAATTCGAGCCATCAACTACACATCCGAAG ACAGTGCTGACATTAatgaagaaactgaagaaaccATCGACCAAGTAGCGGTTGTGACTTCCAACgtcctcttcttcatcatcatgttcATCTTTGCCGTCTTTGAGAC gATTGCCACTCCTTTGTCCATGGACATGTTCGCCTGGACGAGGAGGGAAGCTGTGTTGTACAATGGCATCATCATTTGCTGCATTGGATTTGAATCCATCCTGGTGTTTCTGGTTGTAAAAGTGGCCTCTCAAAG GGTCGGGGATCGTCCTGTGTTGCTTGTAGGCTTGGCCATCATATTCTGTGGCTTCTTTATTCTTCTTCCCTGGGGAAACCATTACCCCAAAATCCAGTGGGCAG ACCTCAAAAACAACACGTTGGTCAGTCAAATAGCCTCCAACAGCTCTTTGGAGCCAACAGGCTGTCCCTCTGAACAGACATGGTGTCAGTATACCCCCGCCATCAACCTGGCCCAGTACATCACCTCTGACATCCTCATCGGGGTGGGATACCCAGCCTGCAACGTGATGTCCTACACACTGTATTCCAAAATCCTCGGACCCAAGCCTCAG GGCGTGTACATGGGATGGCTGACAGCCTCGGGCAGCGGGGCGCGGACACTAGGCCCAGTGTTTGTTTCACAGGTGTATACCCTCGTAGGACCTCGTTGGGCCTTCAGCCTCATCTGTGGTATGGTGGTAGGGGCCATCATCCTCCTCAGCTCCGTTTACCACAGATTCATCGCCTTTTCTGTACGTCATGGAAGGACTGTAGAGTGA
- the LOC121888917 gene encoding butyrophilin subfamily 2 member A2-like gives MGVPMIHMCLVVALCAFQSSSVPVPDSLAVSVRTPVSVSGGHTVTLPCWLIPSQNAEGLEVRWYLGDQFDAPIVLYKAKTLEVASKEPSYVGRVAFGLKDATSGGLKTGDVSLELLNVTVKDAGDYNCYVSSDQHYDRASVTLTVSETGATPLLSVVWKDNMMNVSCESEGWHPQPQLHWSHQKQDLTPKGLVYSTDASGLLSVHSWILVSDPSEVSCSVGLSDQGAKEARVRLESPPQPPKQESGSSAVGWVAFTMLLIAVLALLGVLYFKKRALFLGKGDKSGSDPAEEKLLQKDVVQPTDLSTCITHYVNVKLEETRNPYLKIKNGILRDGNGPFPDGPEVTGLTAIKGTPGFSSGQHYWEVSLGNENVALKKSWWVGVTNQVNLHECNTPLTASNGFWFLSSSPDRAESLQFSTEPNVLLPFTSRPRMVGVFLNYDSGELSFYNVEDKSLIGSLTASFTGEVFPFFNPGKGDLAPMEILQRTVENQFSDMRNSADPTQPETK, from the exons ATGG GTGTACCGATGATACACATGTGCCTTGTGGTGGCTCTTTGTGCATTTCAGTCTAGTTCTGTCCCTG TTCCAGATAGCCTTGCGGTTTCGGTGAGGACCCCTGTCTCAGTGAGTGGCGGCCATACGGTGACATTACCATGTTGGCTCATTCCATCACAAAATGCAGAGGGTCTGGAAGTACGCTGGTACCTTGGTGATCAATTTGATGCCCCAATCGTGCTTTACAAGGCAAAAACGTTGGAAGTGGCGTCTAAAGAACCTTCGTACGTGGGCAGAGTGGCGTTTGGCTTAAAGGATGCCACATCTGGGGGGCTGAAGACAGGTGATGTGAGCCTGGAGCTGTTAAATGTCACAGTTAAGGACGCAGGAGATTATAATTGTTATGTCAGCAGTGACCAGCATTATGACAGAGCAAGTGTCACACTCACTGTGTCTG AAACGGGAGCCACCCCTCTCCTCTCAGTCGTGTGGAAAGATAACATGATGAATGTGAGCTGTGAGTCTGAAGGCTGGCATCcacagcctcagctgcactggTCGCACCAGAAACAGGATCTGACCCCAAAAGGCCTGGTGTACAGCACAGATGCTTCAGGTCTTCTGTCAGTCCACAGCTGGATTCTTGTCTCCGACCCCTCCGAAGTTTCCTGCTCAGTAGGCCTCTCTGATCAAGGGGCGAAAGAGGCAAGAGTGCGCCTGGAAAGCCCTCCTCAACCTCCAAAACAGG aGTCAGGATCCTCAGCAGTTGGATGGGTGGCCTTCACTATGCTCCTGATTGCTGTGTTAGCTTTACTTGGAGTGCTGTACTTCAAAAAGAGAg ctctatttTTGGGGAAGGGTGACAAGTCCGGGAGTGATCCAGCTGAAG AGAAACTCTTACAAAAAG ATGTGGTCCAGCCAACAGATCTATCAACATGTATCACGCATTATG taaatgtaaaacttGAGGAGACAAGAAATCCATATCTTAAAATCAAGAATGGTATACTGAGAGATGGAAATGGTCCGTTTCCTGATGGACCAGAGGTTACTGGTCTCACAGCTATTAAAGGAACACCTGGCTTCTCTTCTGGACAGCACTACTGGGAGGTTTCTTTAGGGAATGAAAACGTAGCCCTCAAAAAGTCCTGGTGGGTCGGGGTTACAAATCAAGTCAACCTTCACGAGTGTAACACTCCCCTAACTGCATCTAATGGTTTCTGGTTCCTGTCCTCTTCCCCTGATAGAGCAGAGAGCTTACAGTTTAGCACAGAACCAAATGTATTGCTGCCTTTCACTTCAAGGCCGCGGATGGTTGGTGTGTTTCTGAATTATGACAGCGGAGAGCTTTCTTTTTATAATGTGGAAGATAAGAGTCTCATCGGCAGTTTAACAGCTTCGTTCACAGGTGAAGTCTTTCCCTTTTTCAATCCTGGTAAAGGTGATCTGGCACCTATGGAGATATTGCAGAGAACAGTAGAGAATCAGTTTAGTGACATGAGGAACTCTGCAGATCCAACACAAccagagacaaaataa
- the LOC121889518 gene encoding uncharacterized protein LOC121889518 isoform X1, which produces MRVVQSTGAQEVGKGVLMAENVRSPFDYREPPTLDSDGDGSKPPPPRGRVCGRKRKGTPVKVCDRAYVTEDEEEESMSEHSYSPGDGQYPEGAEDRLPPPGSPYYLPDPAQLCVPELGEEGASGVRGPVLFHPPPNCRIREVHCGTQVRLVVIAIRDIAKGEEITVDYSLTDWGENAMEEEAGPHPLSLSVSDYLTPSWSLSPSSSPLTHSEPSDSDREEDEEEEDDDDDDDDEEEEMEEIRGRMLRRRKKRKMPAVVNSKKKNVPPSSRGPGRPCSSFSRPGPVASPVRSQSQAPVGALAPPTTNINNNININIGSSSGATVSRRQHCPYCGRHYRSLARHLEKHHANQPEVRTAMELAHLHTHNSSNGNASHPPHPSSSSTAATHSHSFAVPQPSASNPAPPSLFSRERESPATRSSTGSVSFSLSLSPPPSAQPAAAKKAPSLPLPNTKRSASPMVSRVKSPSPPPPSTPRRGRRMKREKHEEQQKVEVESLRSQEELVPPPTPEPDIDPDEDLELSGEGEDEAVEEKNGEIVSSQRHQMSPLLSSLSCLVLYLRQQQHSSFLSLTRSPHSAESWRQLCHSSLSLLILYNRHRECEVAKLTVEDYRKRITPQANSNSLPSGMEALLSPFERQVLCQLPRAGVLGKRGRIQPLILPPHCESCLDLLLQTSPNVGVDPESPYVFSRPYHSPATPLRGTDLLRNLARASGAKNPGTMTATRVRRQVAILTQLLLLEEGEGQGAATKRLEDFLEREYHVTQNCSTIIRDPALMGRVGRVVLYGEKEGVLFRGMSLKHICLELDVMSGNSADSFSEESGAEEEKEEVKEKAEVMVKKKGPGRPPRKKRAPIPSPVGPSLANVHKRRCIPPKSGKRGVLKRPWSEAERVAVETHLKRNLMELRVPAKADCERCLELCPLLVSNQRDWRAIKFYVHNRIQLLKKQGRRESAASVC; this is translated from the exons ATGCGCGTTGTGCAATCTACCGGAGCGCAAGAGGTAGGGAAGGGAGTCCTAATGGCGGAGAATGTACGGTCGCCTTTTGACTACCGGGAGCCACCGACCCTCGACAGCGACGGGGATGGGAGCAAACCGCCGCCGCCGCGGGG ccgCGTGTGTGGGAGAAAAAGGAAGGGGACACCTGTGAAGGTGTGTGACCGAGCGTATGTAacagaagatgaggaggaggaaagcaTGTCAGAACACAGCTACAGCCCTG GTGATGGACAGTACCCAGAGGGCGCAGAAGATCGTCTTCCTCCACCTGGCAGCCCCTACTACCTGCCGGATCCCGCTCAGCTCTG TGTGCCAGagctgggggaggagggggcgAGTGGTGTTCGCGGCCCAGTGCTTTTCCATCCGCCACCCAACTGCCGGATTCGAGAAGTCCACTGTGGGACCCAGGTGCGGTTAGTTGTCATAGCAATCCGAGACATCGCTAAAGGGGAGGAAATCACAGTGGACTACAGCCTGACAGACTGGGGCGAGAATGCCATG GAGGAAGAGGCCGGCCCCCACCCGCtgtccctctctgtttctgatTACCTTACCCCCTCCTGGTCATTATCACCCTCATCCTCCCCTCTCACCCACTCTGAACCCAGTGACTCAGACCGCgaggaggacgaagaggaggaagatgacgatgatgacgacgacgatgaagaggaagaaatggAGGAGATCAGAGGCAGGATGCTTCGCCGCCGGAAGAAGCGCAAGATGCCTGCAGTAGTCAATTCAAAGAAAAAGAACGTGCCCCCCTCCTCTAGGGGACCCGGGCGTCCCTGCTCATCCTTTTCCCGCCCGGGACCTGTTGCATCCCCAGTCAGATCCCAGTCCCAGGCCCCAGTCGGTGCCCTGGCACCCCCAACCACAAACATTAACAACAATATTAACATAAACATTGGCAGCTCTAGCGGTGCCACAGTGAGCCGGCGGCAGCACTGCCCGTACTGCGGCCGCCACTATCGCTCTCTGGCACGCCATCTGGAGAAGCACCACGCCAACCAGCCAGAGGTCAGAACAGCCATGGAGCTGGCGCACCTCCACACGCACAACTCCTCTAATGGCAACGCTTCACACCCCCCTCACCCCTCGTCGTCCTCCACCGCCGCTACTCACAGTCATTCCTTCGCTGTCCCTCAGCCATCTGCCTCCAACCCCGCACcaccctctctcttctccaggGAGAGGGAATCACCAGCTACCCGCTCGAGCACCGGCAGCGTTTCATTCTCGCTCTCGCTTTCCCCGCCGCCTTCAGCTCAGCCTGCAGCCGCCAAGAAGGCGCCTAGCTTACCACTGCCCAACACGAAACGCTCAGCATCCCCGATGGTGTCCCGGGTTAAGAGTCCGTCACCACCTCCCCCGTCTACTCCCAGAAGAGGTCggaggatgaagagagaaaagcaTGAAGAACAGCAAAAAGTGGAGGTGGAGAGCTTGAGGAGTCAAGAGGAGCTGGTTCCACCTCCTACTCCAGAGCCAGACATAGATCCAGATGAAGATCTAGAGCTGagtggagaaggagaagatgaagCAGTAGAGGAGAAGAATGGAGAGATTGTAAG CTCACAAAGGCATCAGATGTCTCCACTGCTCTCGTCCCTCTCCTGTTTGGTCCTCTACCTCCGCCAGCAGCAGCactcctctttcctttctttaaCCCGCTCTCCCCACTCTGCTGAGTCCTGGCGCCAGCTCTGCCATTCCAGCCTCTCCCTGCTCATCCTCTACAACCGCCACCGTGAATGTGAGGTAGCCAAGCTCACTGTCGAGGACTACCGCAAGCGGATCACCCCCCAGGCCAACAGCAACAGCCTCCCCTCTGGCATGGAAGCCCTCCTGTCCCCATTTGAGCGCCAGGTCCTCTGTCAGCTTCCGCGGGCTGGTGTTTTGGGGAAACGTGGTCGCATCCAGCCGCTTATTCTTCCACCACACTGTGAGTCCTGCTTGGACCTACTTCTTCAAACCAGCCCTAATGTGGGTGTGGACCCGGAGAGCCCCTACGTCTTCTCCCGACCCTACCATTCTCCTGCCACCCCGCTCCGGGGCACAGACCTGCTGAGAAACCTGGCACGAGCCAGCGGGGCCAAGAACCCTGGAACAATGACTGCGACGCGTGTGCGTCGGCAGGTAGCCATCCTTACCCAACTGCTACTGTTAGAGGAGGGTGAGGGTCAAGGTGCTGCAACCAAACGCTTGGAGGACTTCTTGGAGCGGGAGTACCATGTGACCCAGAACTGCTCTACTATCATTCGGGATCCAGCACTGATGGGTCGTGTGGGTCGTGTTGTTCTTTATGGAGAGAAGGAGGGCGTGCTTTTCCGTGGGATGAGCCTGAAGCACATCTGCCTTGAGCTGGATG TGATGTCTGGCAACTCAGCAGACTCCTTTTCAGAAGAATCGGgggcagaagaagagaaagaggaagtgaaggAGAAGGCTGAGGTGATGGTGAAGAAGAAAGGACCAGGGCGACCCCCACGGAAGAAGAGAGCACCTATTCCTTCACCAGTAGGCCCATCACTAGCCAATGTTCATAAGAGGAGATGCATTCCACCCAAATCAG GGAAGCGTGGTGTGCTGAAGCGTCCCTGGTCAGAGGCGGAGCGTGTAGCAGTGGAGACTCACCTAAAGAGAAACCTCATGGAACTGCGCGTCCCTGCGAAGGCGGACTGCGAGCGCTGCCTGGaactctgccctctgctggtgaGCAACCAGCGAGACTGGAGGGCTATCAAGTTTTACGTGCACAACCGCATCCAGCTGCTGAAGAAgcagggaaggagggaaagcgcCGCCTCAGTCTGCTAG
- the LOC121889518 gene encoding uncharacterized protein LOC121889518 isoform X2 produces MSEHSYSPGDGQYPEGAEDRLPPPGSPYYLPDPAQLCVPELGEEGASGVRGPVLFHPPPNCRIREVHCGTQVRLVVIAIRDIAKGEEITVDYSLTDWGENAMEEEAGPHPLSLSVSDYLTPSWSLSPSSSPLTHSEPSDSDREEDEEEEDDDDDDDDEEEEMEEIRGRMLRRRKKRKMPAVVNSKKKNVPPSSRGPGRPCSSFSRPGPVASPVRSQSQAPVGALAPPTTNINNNININIGSSSGATVSRRQHCPYCGRHYRSLARHLEKHHANQPEVRTAMELAHLHTHNSSNGNASHPPHPSSSSTAATHSHSFAVPQPSASNPAPPSLFSRERESPATRSSTGSVSFSLSLSPPPSAQPAAAKKAPSLPLPNTKRSASPMVSRVKSPSPPPPSTPRRGRRMKREKHEEQQKVEVESLRSQEELVPPPTPEPDIDPDEDLELSGEGEDEAVEEKNGEIVSSQRHQMSPLLSSLSCLVLYLRQQQHSSFLSLTRSPHSAESWRQLCHSSLSLLILYNRHRECEVAKLTVEDYRKRITPQANSNSLPSGMEALLSPFERQVLCQLPRAGVLGKRGRIQPLILPPHCESCLDLLLQTSPNVGVDPESPYVFSRPYHSPATPLRGTDLLRNLARASGAKNPGTMTATRVRRQVAILTQLLLLEEGEGQGAATKRLEDFLEREYHVTQNCSTIIRDPALMGRVGRVVLYGEKEGVLFRGMSLKHICLELDVMSGNSADSFSEESGAEEEKEEVKEKAEVMVKKKGPGRPPRKKRAPIPSPVGPSLANVHKRRCIPPKSGKRGVLKRPWSEAERVAVETHLKRNLMELRVPAKADCERCLELCPLLVSNQRDWRAIKFYVHNRIQLLKKQGRRESAASVC; encoded by the exons aTGTCAGAACACAGCTACAGCCCTG GTGATGGACAGTACCCAGAGGGCGCAGAAGATCGTCTTCCTCCACCTGGCAGCCCCTACTACCTGCCGGATCCCGCTCAGCTCTG TGTGCCAGagctgggggaggagggggcgAGTGGTGTTCGCGGCCCAGTGCTTTTCCATCCGCCACCCAACTGCCGGATTCGAGAAGTCCACTGTGGGACCCAGGTGCGGTTAGTTGTCATAGCAATCCGAGACATCGCTAAAGGGGAGGAAATCACAGTGGACTACAGCCTGACAGACTGGGGCGAGAATGCCATG GAGGAAGAGGCCGGCCCCCACCCGCtgtccctctctgtttctgatTACCTTACCCCCTCCTGGTCATTATCACCCTCATCCTCCCCTCTCACCCACTCTGAACCCAGTGACTCAGACCGCgaggaggacgaagaggaggaagatgacgatgatgacgacgacgatgaagaggaagaaatggAGGAGATCAGAGGCAGGATGCTTCGCCGCCGGAAGAAGCGCAAGATGCCTGCAGTAGTCAATTCAAAGAAAAAGAACGTGCCCCCCTCCTCTAGGGGACCCGGGCGTCCCTGCTCATCCTTTTCCCGCCCGGGACCTGTTGCATCCCCAGTCAGATCCCAGTCCCAGGCCCCAGTCGGTGCCCTGGCACCCCCAACCACAAACATTAACAACAATATTAACATAAACATTGGCAGCTCTAGCGGTGCCACAGTGAGCCGGCGGCAGCACTGCCCGTACTGCGGCCGCCACTATCGCTCTCTGGCACGCCATCTGGAGAAGCACCACGCCAACCAGCCAGAGGTCAGAACAGCCATGGAGCTGGCGCACCTCCACACGCACAACTCCTCTAATGGCAACGCTTCACACCCCCCTCACCCCTCGTCGTCCTCCACCGCCGCTACTCACAGTCATTCCTTCGCTGTCCCTCAGCCATCTGCCTCCAACCCCGCACcaccctctctcttctccaggGAGAGGGAATCACCAGCTACCCGCTCGAGCACCGGCAGCGTTTCATTCTCGCTCTCGCTTTCCCCGCCGCCTTCAGCTCAGCCTGCAGCCGCCAAGAAGGCGCCTAGCTTACCACTGCCCAACACGAAACGCTCAGCATCCCCGATGGTGTCCCGGGTTAAGAGTCCGTCACCACCTCCCCCGTCTACTCCCAGAAGAGGTCggaggatgaagagagaaaagcaTGAAGAACAGCAAAAAGTGGAGGTGGAGAGCTTGAGGAGTCAAGAGGAGCTGGTTCCACCTCCTACTCCAGAGCCAGACATAGATCCAGATGAAGATCTAGAGCTGagtggagaaggagaagatgaagCAGTAGAGGAGAAGAATGGAGAGATTGTAAG CTCACAAAGGCATCAGATGTCTCCACTGCTCTCGTCCCTCTCCTGTTTGGTCCTCTACCTCCGCCAGCAGCAGCactcctctttcctttctttaaCCCGCTCTCCCCACTCTGCTGAGTCCTGGCGCCAGCTCTGCCATTCCAGCCTCTCCCTGCTCATCCTCTACAACCGCCACCGTGAATGTGAGGTAGCCAAGCTCACTGTCGAGGACTACCGCAAGCGGATCACCCCCCAGGCCAACAGCAACAGCCTCCCCTCTGGCATGGAAGCCCTCCTGTCCCCATTTGAGCGCCAGGTCCTCTGTCAGCTTCCGCGGGCTGGTGTTTTGGGGAAACGTGGTCGCATCCAGCCGCTTATTCTTCCACCACACTGTGAGTCCTGCTTGGACCTACTTCTTCAAACCAGCCCTAATGTGGGTGTGGACCCGGAGAGCCCCTACGTCTTCTCCCGACCCTACCATTCTCCTGCCACCCCGCTCCGGGGCACAGACCTGCTGAGAAACCTGGCACGAGCCAGCGGGGCCAAGAACCCTGGAACAATGACTGCGACGCGTGTGCGTCGGCAGGTAGCCATCCTTACCCAACTGCTACTGTTAGAGGAGGGTGAGGGTCAAGGTGCTGCAACCAAACGCTTGGAGGACTTCTTGGAGCGGGAGTACCATGTGACCCAGAACTGCTCTACTATCATTCGGGATCCAGCACTGATGGGTCGTGTGGGTCGTGTTGTTCTTTATGGAGAGAAGGAGGGCGTGCTTTTCCGTGGGATGAGCCTGAAGCACATCTGCCTTGAGCTGGATG TGATGTCTGGCAACTCAGCAGACTCCTTTTCAGAAGAATCGGgggcagaagaagagaaagaggaagtgaaggAGAAGGCTGAGGTGATGGTGAAGAAGAAAGGACCAGGGCGACCCCCACGGAAGAAGAGAGCACCTATTCCTTCACCAGTAGGCCCATCACTAGCCAATGTTCATAAGAGGAGATGCATTCCACCCAAATCAG GGAAGCGTGGTGTGCTGAAGCGTCCCTGGTCAGAGGCGGAGCGTGTAGCAGTGGAGACTCACCTAAAGAGAAACCTCATGGAACTGCGCGTCCCTGCGAAGGCGGACTGCGAGCGCTGCCTGGaactctgccctctgctggtgaGCAACCAGCGAGACTGGAGGGCTATCAAGTTTTACGTGCACAACCGCATCCAGCTGCTGAAGAAgcagggaaggagggaaagcgcCGCCTCAGTCTGCTAG